One Alligator mississippiensis isolate rAllMis1 chromosome 1, rAllMis1, whole genome shotgun sequence genomic window carries:
- the LOC132249266 gene encoding zinc finger protein 345-like translates to MGEVDSLTSATDQWHKGQGMLQKQENVAVNKVPSLFGHWSEEGKQARNSPRSRDEFVVLRHQKRQKGKAHWRETLHANQGSMGGLRGKQEPTTKRRGRAHSCPECKKSFSCPSCLALHKIKHAGEKPHVSTKCGKSLTSLSVQRRQQPHGCTRCGKSFRQPSSLARHRCMHAREKRHPCSVCGKSFTWSSDLVRHLLIHTGEKPHQCPVCGKSFAQSWNLTKHQHIHTGEKPYYCSVCGKSFTWSSNLVRHQLIHTREKPHQCSVCGKTFTHSSHLARHQRIHTGEKPHQCSECGKSFSHSSHLARHQLIHTGEKPYHCSVCEKRFTQRSHLAEHQRIHTGEKPHQCSVCQKSFTYISSLTLHQRIHTGEKPHQCSACGKSFTNRSSLTQHQRIHTGEKPHQCSVCQKSFTYISSLTLHQRIHTGEKPHQCSACGKSFTNRSSLTQHQRIHTGEKPYQCSVCQKSFTYIFSLKQHQHIHTGEKPFQCSVCGKSFTSRSCLTRHQLIHTGEKPYHCSVCGKRFTQCSHLAEHQRIHTGEKPHRCSECGKSFTRLSHLTHHQLIHTGEKPHQCSVCGKSFTQSSHLAQHQRIHTGEKPHHCSECGKSFSRSSHLTRHQLIHTGK, encoded by the coding sequence atgggtgaggtggattccctgaCCTCAGCAACAGACCAATGGCATAAGGGTCAGGGGATGCTCCAAaagcaggagaatgtagcagtgaacaaGGTCCCATCTCTATTTGGGCAttggagtgaagaagggaaaCAAGCCCGAAACAGCCCAAGGTCCAGGGATGAATTTGTGGTGCTGAGACACcagaagaggcagaaaggaaaggcccattggagagagacactgcatgcaaaccAAGGCAGTATGGggggcctcagagggaagcaggagcccaCCACCAAGCGCAGGGGgagagcccactcctgccctgagtgcaaGAAGAGTTTTAGCTGCCCCTCgtgcctggctctgcacaagataaagcatgctggggagaagccccatgttagcaccaagtgtgggaagagcttgaccagcctctctgtgcagaggaggcagcagccacacgGCTGCACaaggtgtgggaagagcttcaggcagccctccagcctggccaggcacaggtgcatgcacgcAAGGGAGAAGCGTCatccttgctctgtgtgtgggaagagtttcacctggtcCTCTGACCTGGTCCGTCATCTGCTGATCCACACAGgcgagaagccacatcagtgccctgtgtgtgggaagagcttcgcccAATCGTGGAACCTGACcaagcaccagcacatccacacaggggagaagccatattactgctctgtgtgtgggaagagtttcacctggtcCTCCAATCTGGTCCGGCACCAGCTGATCCACacacgggagaagccacatcagtgctctgtgtgtgggaagaccttcacccattcctcccacctggcccggcaccagcgcatccacacaggggagaagcctcatcagtgctccgagtgtgggaagagcttcagccattcctcccacctggcccggcaccagctcatccacacaggggagaagccatatcactgcTCTGTCTGTGAGAAGAGATTCACCCAGCGCTCCCACCTAGCTGAGCACCAGCgaatccacacaggggagaagccacatcagtgctctgtgtgtcagaagagcttcacctacatctccagcctgacactgcaccagcgcatccacacaggggagaagccacatcagtgctctgcatgtgggaagagcttcaccaaccgCTCAAGTCTGACACAGCACcaacgcatccacacaggggagaagccacatcagtgctctgtgtgtcagaagagcttcacctacatctccagcctgacactgcaccagcgcatccacacaggggagaagccacatcagtgctctgcatgtgggaagagcttcaccaaccgCTCCAGTCTGACACAGCACcaacgcatccacacaggggagaagccatatcagtgctctgtgtgtcagaagagcttcacctacatcTTCAGCCTGAAAcagcaccagcatatccacacaggggagaaaccatttcagtgctctgtgtgtgggaagagcttcaccagccGCTCCTGTCTGActcggcaccagctcatccacacaggggagaagccatatcactgctctgtctgtgggaagagattcacccaatgctcccacctagctgagcaccagcgcatccacacaggggagaagccacatcgctgttctgagtgtgggaagagcttcacccgactCTCCCACCTGACCcatcaccagctcatccacacaggggagaagccacatcagtgctctgtgtgtgggaagagcttcacccagtcctcccacctggcccagcaccagcgcatccacacaggggagaagccacatcactgttctgagtgtgggaagagcttcagccgaTCCTCCCACCTGACCCGGCATCAGCTGATCCACACAGGGAAGTAG